The DNA region TGCAGGCCGCCAAGGCGAAAGCTAGAGGCTACAGGACAGTCAGCAATCTGATCACAAGTTGTTATCTCATAGCGGGATGCCTAGATTTCGGCCTTCCTGAAGTCGTAAAGGTTAACCCACGCTGATTAGCGAGGAGCCTTCGGATCTCGCCGTAGACGACCAGGCGGCCATCGTGGAGGTGCTGCAGAGCGAGAACATCCCCTACAAGCTCGATCCCCAGGCGAACGCTATCCTTTTGCCCAAGGAACAGGTCTACCACACGCGACTGATGCTCGCCCGCGAAGGGTTGCCCAAGGGAGGCGGCGTGGGGTTCGAGATCTTCGACCAGAGCGACGTGGGGATGAGCGACTTCCAGCAGCGCGTCGCCTTCCTCAGGGCGCTGGAAGGCGAGCTGGCCCGCACCATCGGCGAGATCGACGACGTGGAATTCGCCAAGGTCAACATCGTCATCCCCAAGCAGCGGCTCTTTCTCGAGGAGCAGCAACCCTCCACCGCCTCCGTTCTGGTCCGTCTCAAACCGGGCGCCACGGTCAACCCCGAGCAGGTGCGTGCCATGGTGCACCTGGTGGCCAAGAGTGTCGAAGGATTGCAGCCCGACCAGGTGACCATCGTGGACAGCCAGGGCAATGTGCTCTCCGACATGCTTTCCGATGATGACTTCCTCTTCGGTTCCGCCGGCGGCCAGGAGGTCTCGTCGGTGCAGCGCGAGCTGGAGCGACGGCAGGAGAAGGAGTTCGAACGCAAACTGCGGATCATGCTGGAGCGTGTCTTCGGTCCCGGCAATGTGGTGGTCCGGGTGCGCGTGCAGCTCGATTTCGACAAACGCAGGCAGAACGTCACCGAGTACATCCCCGGTCCGGACGGCAAGGGCGTTGTCCGGAGCGAGCAGGACATGGAAGAGAGCTATGTCGGCCCGGGCAATGTCCCCGGCGCCCCCCCCGGAACAACCACCAACATCCC from Synergistales bacterium includes:
- the fliF gene encoding flagellar M-ring protein FliF; translated protein: MISEEPSDLAVDDQAAIVEVLQSENIPYKLDPQANAILLPKEQVYHTRLMLAREGLPKGGGVGFEIFDQSDVGMSDFQQRVAFLRALEGELARTIGEIDDVEFAKVNIVIPKQRLFLEEQQPSTASVLVRLKPGATVNPEQVRAMVHLVAKSVEGLQPDQVTIVDSQGNVLSDMLSDDDFLFGSAGGQEVSSVQRELERRQEKEFERKLRIMLERVFGPGNVVVRVRVQLDFDKRRQNVTEYIPGPDGKGVVRSEQDMEESYVGPGNVPGAPPGTTTNIPGYAIAPEEQGQSEYNKEESTTNYEITTREEEVVRTPGSVEKLTASVLVNGDLEPEATDGLHEAVAAAIGLDEARGDKLVVQQMKFSTSFVDTMLAQLQEERRQKLIVGMIAIALVLAGAAAAAFWWMRRRRKQMREAGEGEGAGEGTPSLEEMMEHPEMMAGRDETAILEEQIRAYATKNPEDVAQVVQNWLSEE